The following is a genomic window from Flavobacteriales bacterium.
TCACGCCCCGCCGGGGCGTCGCATCGCCTGGCCGCTGGTGTTGCAGGTGGCCTGGAAGAACGTCCGGCTCCGCTACAAGAGCTCGCTCCTCGGCTTCGTGTGGACCTTCCTGAACCCGGTGATCTACCTGGCGATCTTCCTGTTCATCTTCAGCCGGGCCTTCGATCAGGTGGTCAATTACCCGGTGTTCGCCCTCAGCGGGCTCATCCTGTGGACCTTCTTCGCCACCACTTCGGCGCACGTGCTCGGCGCGCTGGTGGAGAACGCCCATGTGCTGCGGTCGCTCGCGGTGCCGCCGCTGGTGTTCCCGCTGGCCCAGCTCTTCGCCGGGCTCATCAACCTGCTGTTCTCCCTGCTGCCCTTCGCGCTGTTGCTGGCGGCCTTCGGCTGGCGACCGCAGCCGGTGCATTTGCTGGCCCTGCCCACCCTCGTGCTCTTCGCCGTGTTCGTGTTCGGCGTGTCGCTCGCCCTCAGCACGCTCAACGTCTACTTCCGCGACATCGGCCTGCTGTGGAACGCGCTGCTCCCCGCGCTCTTCTACATCACGCCCATCGCCTACCCGCCGGACCTGGTGCCGGCCGACCTGCGCTGGGTCGCCGGGCTCGACCCGCTGTACTGGTACATCGGCCTCTTCCGCACCATCGTGGTGGACGGCGGATGGCCCGATGCCGGATCGATGGTGCTCGTCACGGCGCTGTCGGCGGCCTCGTTGGCGCTCGGCATGGTCGTGTACGGATCGCTGCGGCGCGGACTGATCGCCAACTACTGAGATGAGCACGCCACCGATGATCGAAGTGCGCGGCCTGCAGGCCGACTACCACGTGCTGCGGCATGGGGCGCGGTCCATCAAGGAGTACCTGCTGTCATTCGGCGGCAAGGGCCTGTTGGAGCGCAAGCGCATCATCGAGCAGGTGGACCTGGACATCGCCGCCGGCGAGTGCTTCGGCATCGTGGGGCGCAACGGCAGTGGCAAGAGCACCCTGCTGCGTGTGCTCGCGGGCATCGTGGAACCCACGGCCGGATCGGTGACGGTGCGTGGCCGCGTGGCCCCCATGCTGGCGCTGGGCGTGGGCCTCGAGCCCGAGCTCGACGGCCTGGAGAACGCCCGGCTCTGTGCGGCCCTCATGGGCGGCGACCGGAACGCGATGCACCGCACGGTGGATCATGTGCGCCACTTCGCCGGCCTGAGCGACGACGACCTGCGGATGCCGGTGAAGCGCTACAGCACGGGCATGATGGCCCGCCTCGGCTTCGCCATCGCCACCACCGACGATCCGGAGGTGCTGCTGATCGACGAAGTGCTCGCCGTGGGCGATGCGGGCTTCCAGCTGAAGTGCTACGAACGCATCGCCGAACTGAAGCGCAAGGGCGGCACCATCGTATTCGTGTCGCACGCCCTGGGCGAGGTGCAGCGCATCTGCGACCGTGCGGGCTGCATGGAGGCGGGGCGGCTGGTGAAGATGGGCAGCCCCCATGAGGTGGGCGTGTTCTACCACGGACTGTTGGGCATACCGGTGGAGGGGTGATGAACGGGCGCACGACGGCAGATCCGGGGGGCGCGGGCATCGCGGTGCTGATCCCCTGTTACAACGACGGGGCCTACCTGCGCGAGGCGCTGGACAGCGTCGCCGCGTCGACCCTCGCGCCGGCCGAGGTGGTGGTGGTGAACGACGGCTCCGACGATCCGGCCACGCTGCAGCTGCTCGCCACGCTGCGGGCGGAAGGGGTGCGCGTGATCGGCCGATCGAACGGCGGACTCGCAGCGGCCCGCAACACCGGCTGGCGCGCCACCACGGCCCCGCATGTGCTCTTCCTCGACGCGGACAACCGGGTGGAAGCGGAGCTGCTCGCGAAGCTGACGGCGGCCGTGATGGAGGACCCGCAGGCGGATGTGTTCTTCACCGACAAGCGCGAGTTCGGGCTGCGCGAAGGCGTGGTGCGCCAGCATGCCACCGATCTGCCGCGGCTGCTCGTGGGCAACCGCATCGATGCCTGCGCGCTGGTGCGCCGCGATCTTCTGGAACGGCTCGGCGGCTACGACGAGGCCATGCGCGACGGCTATGAGGACTGGGAACTGTGGATCCGCGCCACGGCGGCGGGCGCACGCTTCCACCACATCCCCGAGCCGCTCTTCGCCTACCGCGTGCGTTCCGGTTCCTTGCTTGCCCGGGCCGACGATCCCGAGGTGCGCGCCCGTATCCTGCGCCATGTGGTGGACAAGCACGCCGAGCTCTACGCCCGGCACGCCGGCACCGTCGCCGTGGAACTTCACCGCATCCAGGCGTACGACCGGTGGTTGCGCGCGGAGATCGGTGCGTCGGCACAGGCGGCCGGCCGATCCGCGGAGCTGGCCCTGGCCGAGGCGGCCCATGCCCGGACCGTCGCTGAACAAGCGCTGGCCGAAGCGAAGGAGGCCGAAGCGCGTGCCCGCGCGCAGGCCGATCGCGATGCCGCGCGGCTGGCGGATCTGGAGGCCGACAAGGACGTGCTGGCGGCCGAGGCCCATCGCCTGGTGGGCGAGGTGGACAAGGCCATGCAGGCGCTGTCCGCCCAGCGCGAGCATGGCCGCGCCCTGCAGGCGTTGATCGGCCAGTACGAGGCCCGCATCGCCGCCATCGAGGGCAGCCGGCTGTGGCGCATGCGCAGGGCCTACCACAAGATGCGCGCGCTGATGCGCACCTCGAGCGACACCTCCGGCCGGGGCTTCAAGTGGGTGCGGCGGGCGGTCTTCCTCGTCTCCGGCAAGGGGCGCCGCATCCTGCGGAAGTTCCTGGCCAAGGTGTTCCGCGCCCTCTACCTGCTCACCGAAGAGCGCCCCGTGCGCATCCTGGTGGGTGAGCAGCAGCAGGACCTCTTCGCCGTGCAGGGCGATCCCTACCACCAGTGGATGGCCCGCCATTTCGCCCGACCCAGCGACCTACGCGAGTACGCCGATCTCGTCGAGGGCTTCGCGCACCGGCCGCTGATCAGCGTGGTGATGCCGGTGTACGACCCGCCGGTGCACCTGCTGGACGCCGCCATCCGTTCCGTGGTGGACCAGGTGTACACGCACTGGGAGCTCTGCATCGCCGACGACCTCAGCCCGAACGCCGAGGTGCGCCGATGCCTGGAGCGCTGGATGAAAGAGGACGAGCGCATCCGGGTGGTCTTCCGTGACAGCAACGGCCACATCGCCCGTGCGAGCAACAGCGCCCTCGAGCTCGCGCAGGGTGCCTTCACGGCGCTGATGGACCACGACGACCTGCTGGCGCCGGACGCCTTGTTCCATGTGGTGAAGCGCCTGCAGCGCGACCCCGACCTCGACCTCATCTACACCGACGAGGACAAGATCGACGAGCAGGGCCGGCACAGCGAGGCGCACTTCAAGCCGCAGTGGTGCCCGGACCACCTGCTCTCGCGCAACTACTTCGGCCACCTGGTGGTGCTGCGCACGGCGCTGCTGCGCGAGGTCGGCGGCTTCCGGCCCGGCTTCGAGGGCAGCCAGGATTACGACCTGCTCCTGCGTGTCACCGAGCGCACGGCGCGGATCGCGCACGTGCCGCGCGTGCTCTACCACTGGCGTATCCACGCGGGCAGCGCGGCGCGCAGCGAGGAGGTGAAGCCCTACGCCTACGACGCCGCCAAGCGGGCGCTCACCGAGGCGCTCGAGCGGCGCGGCGAGCCGGCGGAGGTGGGCTTCCTGGACGGGTTCCGCGGCTATGACATCCGCTTCACCGCGCCGCTGCAGGGCCGGGTGAGCGTGCTGATCCCCACCAAGGACAAGGCCGAGGTGCTGGGCACCTGCCTGCGCTCGCTCTTCGCCCTCACCGACCACCCGGACCTGGAGGTGATCGTGATCAGCAACAACAGCCGCGAGGGCGCGCTCTTCGAGCTGCTGGACGACATGGCCGCGCGCGAACCCGGGCGCTTCCGCTGGTTCCGCCACGACGTGCCCTTCAACTTCTCAGGGCTGATGAACTTCGGTGCGTCGAAGGCCACGGGCGACCACCTCTGCTACCTCAACAACGACACCGAGGTGATCCACGCCGACTGGCTGCGCACCATGCACAGCTGGAGCCAGCGGCCCGCCACCGGCGCGGTGGGGGTGAAGCTGCTGTACCCCAACGACAGCATCCAGCACGCCGGCGTGGTGATCGGCCTGGGCGGCGTGGCCGGCCACACCTTCGTGGGCTACCACAAGGACGGCCCGGGCTACTTCAACTACATCAACACCATCAACAACTACAGCGCGGTGACGGCCGCGTGCATGATGGTGGAGCGGCGCAAGCTCGAGCGCATCGGCGGCTGGGAGGAGGCCTTCAGCGTGGAGTACAACGATGTGGACCTCTGCCTACGCCTGCGCGAGGCCGGCTACCACAACGTCTACCTGCCGCACGTCTCGCTCTACCACTTCGAGTCGCTCACCCGCGGTCATCCGCACATGACCAAGGAGAGCTACGAGCGGCACCTGCGCGAAGTGGCCCTCTTCCAGGAGCGCTGGCGCGGCTACGTGGACGACGACCCCTGCTACAACCCCAACCTGGGACGCGGCGTGCACGATTGGCAGTTCGCGTTGTGAGGGGAGATGCGGGCGCTGAACTTTTGTTGTGGACCGATCGACCGTTCCTCGGATCGATTTGGAAATACGATCTTCTCCACGGAGCTTCACCTTACCGATCGACCGGACCATGTGTACACACAAGCGTTATGCGCGGCACATGATGTCCAGCTCGAGGGCGATGGGGGCGGTTCTCGAGTTACCGATAGATCGACTTGCGCTGTTCTTCGCATGCTGCGCTACCGCGTCCAGTGCGAACTGCCCAGCGGCGAAGGCCTGTCCGCCAACTTGATCATCCTCAACTAGCCCTCCATGGACACTGCGAAGAAACTCGCTCAACAAAGCCTGACGGTTCTGGCCGGTTGCATGGCCATGCTCGTCCAGGCCCAGACCTGGCAGTGGGCCCGGCCTCTGCACCACACCAACGGTGTATCGGTGGGTTGCGATGCCCAAGGGAACATCTCCTTCATCGGGCGTTTTGGTGGAGGTGGCGCGATCTACGGGAACGACACGCTGCCGACCGGCCTGGCCAACCGAGTACTGGGCATGCTGGATGGCTCAGGGAACTTCCTGTGGGCCGAGCTCATGTTCACGCAAGTGCAGAGCTATCTGGTGGACGCCTCAGAGGAGGACCTCATGATGTTCACCAATCATGCCCGGAGCGACCGGGCGATCCTCGCTTACTTCCGCGGGGATGCCTACCTGGACACGGCTCATCTGGTGTCGGCCACCAACAAATTCCTCCTGGCACAGTTCAACGCGGACGGTAGCCTTCGATGGCGCAAGCTTTTCGGGGGTTTATATTATGATCTGATCGTGAGCGGCACCATGGACGAGGCCGGCAGCATTTACCTGGCGGCCGATTTCGAAGCCCCTGGGCCCGGTCCTTTGGACGGCGTGGCCATCCCCTCCGGTGAGGTGATCCTGAAGTTCGACAGCAGTGGCACCTGCCAATGGGCCACCCGCCTGAGCACCACAGCGTTCAACCAAGACATCGCCGTGATGGACGACCTGTTGGTGGCGGCCGGATGGACCCCTGGAGGCGATACGGTATGGGTGGATACGCTAGCGCAGTACATACCGGGACCGAGCGGTCTGATCTCGCGATGGGACCCGGAATCGGGGCATGTGATCTGGGTCACGGCCATTGAGCGGGGCGGCATGTATGACTGTACCATCGGATCGGACCGCCGGTTGTACATTAATGGGCTGCATTCTCATATAGTGGTCGTGGGGAACGACACCCTTGCCGCTTCGCCCGGCAGCGTGCCGTGGTTCGGGTGTTTCGATGAAACCGGGCAGGGCCTGTGGGCGAAAGGGACACAGGTATCCACCCTTTCCGCAAATCCTGTCCCGATGGACATTCAAGCCGTGGACAGCACGGGATTCTACAGTACAGGACGTTTGGAGCTGAGTCCGTTCGACATCTCGTTCGACGGGTTCGTGGTGAGCAACCCGGGCTGGCCGTACAGTCTAAGCGCATATGTGGTACGGTACGACCGCGACGGGCACTGCCTGGGAGTGGCCAGCGGCACGCGGGCGTTCCCCTGGCAGGTGCTGGCGTTCCCTGATGGCGGCGCCGCGCTCATGGGGCAGTATGATGCCATGGCAGACCTGACCCTTGGCAGCATCCTTGTGCCGACCGCGCAGAGCGGTGCGGACCACTTCATCGCCCGCCTGGATGCCATCACCGGGGTGGAGGACCTGAAGTCGGGCCCTTCGCAAGAGCTGCACATCTACGCGAACCCCAACCGCGGCAGCTTCACCCTGCGCGTGCCCGAGCATGCCGGCAGCCTGCGAAATGCGGTGCTGCGTGTGTACGACAACCAGGGTGTGCAAGTGCGCAGCTTCAACCTGGCGCCCGCCAGCACCCAGCAGGTGGAGATGGGCGTGGTGCCGGCCGGGCTGTACCTGCTGGAGCTGCATGCCGAGGGCCGGGTGTGGCGCGGGCGGATGGTGGTGGCTCCATAGCAAGCACGTGCGGTCCTTCGATGATGTAAGCCAGGCCATGGTCAGCTTTAGCACAGAGGGCCTGGTGAGCGGTGTTCATTGTGTCCGGGTTTCGGACGGGCGATCTGTGCGTGCCAAGCCTTTCCTGATCCCCTGAGCCATGAAGCTGAACCACTACACCGCCGCTGCGTTGTTGTTCCTGCCCGTAGGAGTGACCGGGCAATCCACATTCCAGATCCTTCGACATGGAGCTGGCTTTGCAAAGGGCCATATCATTGAACTGCCGAACGGGGATCTGTTGTGCGGTCATGGTGCTACTGGGGGGGTCTCGGTAACCGACCCGGATGGGACCATCCAGTTCACGCGGTCGTTCGCCGTCGATTCGTTCCTGGTCCTGCAGAGTGTGAAGCCCCTTGCGGACGTGGGGTTTCTCCTCGCAGGCGGTTATCGGGTGGATACCTGTTGGGTCGGCGGCCCGAGGCGCATCCATCCTGTGTTGGGCCGTGCGGATACGCTGGGGAATATCATGGAAGCGAGCTACTACGTATTCAACGAGCCAGCGTGCTTCAGATTGGCGGGAGACCTGGAGCTGTTGGCCTCCGGTGACGTGCTCGTGCATGGACGGCCGATGATCGGTACGTTGAATGCACTAGACAACATGTATTTGCTCAGGTTGGACTCCATGGGTGATGTGCTTTGGGCCAAGACCTATGGGTCGGAAGGCGATGGCGTCATCGAGTTCGTCCGTGAACTACCGGGTGGCGACCTTCTGGTCGGCATGAACCGACCCGGTGCCGGGGCCTGTATGGGGCGCATGGACGCCAATGGCAATGCCCTCTGGTTGAAGTCCTACATCCGGCCGATAGCTGCGGTGAAGGACTGCGTGGTGGAGAACGACAGCAGCTTCACCGTGGTCGGTTTCACGGAGACCGGCATGGGCAGCACCCCCCAGCTCTACATGCTCCGCTTGGATGGTGACGGTGACGTGCAGTGGTGCAAGGCGTACACACGTGATCTTGGGTGGCCTCCGTGGCGTTGCGCATTGGATAAGACCCCGGATGGACAACTCGGCGTGCTGGCCGTTACAGCGGGTAAGGCCTACCTGATGAAGACCGACCAGAACGGGGATACCCTGTGGACGGCCGCTTTTGGCATACCCGGCTATTCGATGGAGGTCTGGAACCTCCTCGCGGCCTCGGACGGTGGATTCGTATTCAATGGTGATGCGTCTGGCTTGAACAGCTTCCTTTTCAAGGCGGACTCCCTTGGCCACTTGGGCTGCGACTGGCTGGAGCACCATGTTCCGGTACAAGTCCAAGGGCTCTTTCCGACAGATAGCAGCTTCACCCTCGCGACCACGGATGGCGGCGCGGTAAGGATGCCAGCGACGATCAACGACACGATCTATCCATCGTTCCCGCCCGAGGATGCGTGCATCTACACCCCGGTACAGACCCTGTTCTCGCCCACGCACCGCCTGCCCGTGCGGCCCAACCCCACGTCCGGTGCGCTCACGATGGTCTTCCCGGATCCCCTCCGCGCGGACAGCTTCTACAGCGTGTTCGATGGCACGGGCCGCCTGCTGTTCCAACGGCCGCTGCCCAGCGGCGCCACCAGCGAGGACATCGACCTCTCACGCTTCGGGAGCGGCACCTACCTGCTGCGACTGAGCGGGCCCGAGGGGGTGTACCACGAGCGGGTGGTGGTGGCGCCGTAGGATGGGTGTGGGCCCTGATGGGCAGCTTCCAGCGGGGACCCCGTCCAAGTGCCCCTCACAGATCCTCCCGCAGCTTGTCGTGGCTGAGGTCGGTGATGAAGACCTCCAGCAGTTCCTGCACCACGATGTCGGGCTTCTCGCGGGTGACGATGTCCGGGATGAAGACCGGTGACCACACGTACACGCTGCGGCTGAAGTGCTCGCTGAGGTAGGGGATGAGGTACACGGCGAAGGAGTCGCGGAACATCAGCAGCTTGGGCGCCTGGGGGTCGGGGCCCTGCTTGAACACGGGGCGGTACTTGAAGAAGGCGGAGGCGGGCAGCTCCTCCTCGGCCAGGTCGCGGGCGCGGAGGTCGTCCTTGGGCACCATCATGTAGGTCACCCGTGTCAGCTTGTCGTTGATGGCCAGCTGCAGCGCCAGATCGCCCTGGTCGTTGGTGTCGGGCTCCACGATGTAGTCCTCGGGCAGGCAGGGGGCGCCCACCGCGG
Proteins encoded in this region:
- a CDS encoding T9SS type A sorting domain-containing protein, which gives rise to MDTAKKLAQQSLTVLAGCMAMLVQAQTWQWARPLHHTNGVSVGCDAQGNISFIGRFGGGGAIYGNDTLPTGLANRVLGMLDGSGNFLWAELMFTQVQSYLVDASEEDLMMFTNHARSDRAILAYFRGDAYLDTAHLVSATNKFLLAQFNADGSLRWRKLFGGLYYDLIVSGTMDEAGSIYLAADFEAPGPGPLDGVAIPSGEVILKFDSSGTCQWATRLSTTAFNQDIAVMDDLLVAAGWTPGGDTVWVDTLAQYIPGPSGLISRWDPESGHVIWVTAIERGGMYDCTIGSDRRLYINGLHSHIVVVGNDTLAASPGSVPWFGCFDETGQGLWAKGTQVSTLSANPVPMDIQAVDSTGFYSTGRLELSPFDISFDGFVVSNPGWPYSLSAYVVRYDRDGHCLGVASGTRAFPWQVLAFPDGGAALMGQYDAMADLTLGSILVPTAQSGADHFIARLDAITGVEDLKSGPSQELHIYANPNRGSFTLRVPEHAGSLRNAVLRVYDNQGVQVRSFNLAPASTQQVEMGVVPAGLYLLELHAEGRVWRGRMVVAP
- a CDS encoding ABC transporter ATP-binding protein; its protein translation is MSTPPMIEVRGLQADYHVLRHGARSIKEYLLSFGGKGLLERKRIIEQVDLDIAAGECFGIVGRNGSGKSTLLRVLAGIVEPTAGSVTVRGRVAPMLALGVGLEPELDGLENARLCAALMGGDRNAMHRTVDHVRHFAGLSDDDLRMPVKRYSTGMMARLGFAIATTDDPEVLLIDEVLAVGDAGFQLKCYERIAELKRKGGTIVFVSHALGEVQRICDRAGCMEAGRLVKMGSPHEVGVFYHGLLGIPVEG
- a CDS encoding ABC transporter permease, giving the protein MSAPAVHAPPGRRIAWPLVLQVAWKNVRLRYKSSLLGFVWTFLNPVIYLAIFLFIFSRAFDQVVNYPVFALSGLILWTFFATTSAHVLGALVENAHVLRSLAVPPLVFPLAQLFAGLINLLFSLLPFALLLAAFGWRPQPVHLLALPTLVLFAVFVFGVSLALSTLNVYFRDIGLLWNALLPALFYITPIAYPPDLVPADLRWVAGLDPLYWYIGLFRTIVVDGGWPDAGSMVLVTALSAASLALGMVVYGSLRRGLIANY
- a CDS encoding T9SS type A sorting domain-containing protein produces the protein MKLNHYTAAALLFLPVGVTGQSTFQILRHGAGFAKGHIIELPNGDLLCGHGATGGVSVTDPDGTIQFTRSFAVDSFLVLQSVKPLADVGFLLAGGYRVDTCWVGGPRRIHPVLGRADTLGNIMEASYYVFNEPACFRLAGDLELLASGDVLVHGRPMIGTLNALDNMYLLRLDSMGDVLWAKTYGSEGDGVIEFVRELPGGDLLVGMNRPGAGACMGRMDANGNALWLKSYIRPIAAVKDCVVENDSSFTVVGFTETGMGSTPQLYMLRLDGDGDVQWCKAYTRDLGWPPWRCALDKTPDGQLGVLAVTAGKAYLMKTDQNGDTLWTAAFGIPGYSMEVWNLLAASDGGFVFNGDASGLNSFLFKADSLGHLGCDWLEHHVPVQVQGLFPTDSSFTLATTDGGAVRMPATINDTIYPSFPPEDACIYTPVQTLFSPTHRLPVRPNPTSGALTMVFPDPLRADSFYSVFDGTGRLLFQRPLPSGATSEDIDLSRFGSGTYLLRLSGPEGVYHERVVVAP
- a CDS encoding glycosyltransferase, whose product is MNGRTTADPGGAGIAVLIPCYNDGAYLREALDSVAASTLAPAEVVVVNDGSDDPATLQLLATLRAEGVRVIGRSNGGLAAARNTGWRATTAPHVLFLDADNRVEAELLAKLTAAVMEDPQADVFFTDKREFGLREGVVRQHATDLPRLLVGNRIDACALVRRDLLERLGGYDEAMRDGYEDWELWIRATAAGARFHHIPEPLFAYRVRSGSLLARADDPEVRARILRHVVDKHAELYARHAGTVAVELHRIQAYDRWLRAEIGASAQAAGRSAELALAEAAHARTVAEQALAEAKEAEARARAQADRDAARLADLEADKDVLAAEAHRLVGEVDKAMQALSAQREHGRALQALIGQYEARIAAIEGSRLWRMRRAYHKMRALMRTSSDTSGRGFKWVRRAVFLVSGKGRRILRKFLAKVFRALYLLTEERPVRILVGEQQQDLFAVQGDPYHQWMARHFARPSDLREYADLVEGFAHRPLISVVMPVYDPPVHLLDAAIRSVVDQVYTHWELCIADDLSPNAEVRRCLERWMKEDERIRVVFRDSNGHIARASNSALELAQGAFTALMDHDDLLAPDALFHVVKRLQRDPDLDLIYTDEDKIDEQGRHSEAHFKPQWCPDHLLSRNYFGHLVVLRTALLREVGGFRPGFEGSQDYDLLLRVTERTARIAHVPRVLYHWRIHAGSAARSEEVKPYAYDAAKRALTEALERRGEPAEVGFLDGFRGYDIRFTAPLQGRVSVLIPTKDKAEVLGTCLRSLFALTDHPDLEVIVISNNSREGALFELLDDMAAREPGRFRWFRHDVPFNFSGLMNFGASKATGDHLCYLNNDTEVIHADWLRTMHSWSQRPATGAVGVKLLYPNDSIQHAGVVIGLGGVAGHTFVGYHKDGPGYFNYINTINNYSAVTAACMMVERRKLERIGGWEEAFSVEYNDVDLCLRLREAGYHNVYLPHVSLYHFESLTRGHPHMTKESYERHLREVALFQERWRGYVDDDPCYNPNLGRGVHDWQFAL